The Mycolicibacterium aichiense region GACGACCATCAGCTCCAGAGGTGACCGGGTCGAAACCATGCGTTACAAATTCATGTCGCATTCTTTGAGTCGACAAAGAACATCGGGCCGACACTGCCGACGCCACGCTCGAAGCTGCGAAATGGCGCCAAAGAGGCAGTTTCCCAAGCAAATTCGGACTGCATTTGCCAGGCAACTCACGCTCTTCGCTCAGGTTATTGCCAGTACCACCGGACGTGGGGCCATCGCCGCTTGCGGGCGCAGGCCCAATTCTTCGAAGCTTCAAAAAACCTGCTGTGAGCATGCAGTCATGGACTCACCCGGTTCTGCGGTACCCGGTGCCGCGTCAGGGGCGGTGGCCGAGATGCCGGCTGCGCGCCCGGCTTGCCCGACCGCGGAAAGCCATTGGCAGCGTTGGACGATGGATATGCAGATCATCGTCACGGACCCCGACGCTCTTGCCGCTGCCCGGCGTGCGGTGGATGCCGAACTCGACGCCATCGACGCTGCGGCCTCACGATTCAACCCTGATTCGGAGATCAACGGCCTCACCCGCTCTGGCCGGCCCACCGAGGTCAGTGAGCTACTCGCCGAACTGCTCGGCGCCGCGTTGGCTGCGGCACAACAGACCGACGGTGACGTCGACCCGACGATCGGCGCCCGCCTGATCGATCTCGGCTACGATCGCGAGATCGCCGCCGTGAATTCGGCTGTGCCGCTGGCGGTGTCGGTCAGCCGGGCAGCCGACTGGTCGATGATCAGACTGGACGGGCGGACGGCCGCGGTGCCGCTCGGGGTGGTTGTCGACCTGGGGTCGACGGCCAAGGCGGTCGCTGCGGATCGCTGCGCGGCACGAGCGCACCGGATCACCGGCGCGGGCGTGCTGGTGAACCTCGGCGGCGACATCGCGACGGCCGGGGATGCTCCCGGCGAGGGCTGGCAGGTGCTGGTCTGCGACGGCGACGATGAACCGGCGACGACGGTCGCATTGTCGCCGGGCGTGGCCATGGCCACGTCGAGCACCTTGCGCCGCCGGTGGCGACGTGGCAGGCGGGCGCTGCACCACATCGTCGACCCGCGGTCGGGCTGGCCGGCGGAACCGGTGTGGCGCACCGTCAGCGTCGTCGCTGCCAGCTGTCTTAAAGCCAACACAGTCAGCACCGCGGCGGTGATCCGCGGCTGGCGCGCGCTCGACTGGATCCGGGCACAGGGCCTGCCCGCCCGGCTGGTGGACAGCGACGGGATCGTGCACACACTCGGCGGATGGCCGGCGGAACACTCAGGTGGGCGGAGATGACAAAGAGCGCGACGCAGCAGACAACGCTGCGGCTGCATATCGATTGGACGCGCTGCGACGGACGCGGGCTGTGCAGCGAGCTGCTGCCACAGCTGCTGGGTCGTGACGATTGGGGATATCCGCGCAGCCGGGACAACTCCCGGGAAGCGTCGGTGCCCACGCCTGTGGTGAAGTACGCGCGTCGCGCTGTTGCCCGATGTCCGCGGTTGGCGCTGACTCTGGTCGAGGACGCCTGAGGGCGCTCACTGCCCGGTTCCCATCCGGTAGCCCACGCCCCGCACGGTCAAGACGAACTTCGGTTCGGCGGGATTGTCGCCGAGTTTGCGCCGCAGGTGCCCCACGTGGACGTCGACAAGGTGGTCATTACCCACCCACGGTTCGCCCCAGACCTCGTCGATCAGGTTGCGACGGGTCCAGACCACACCGGGCCGGGAAGACAGCGCGGCCAATATGTCGAACTCGGTGCGGGTCAACGAGATCGGCTCTGTGCCGACGAAGACCTGACGACTGGCAACGTCGATGGAGAGCGGGCCGAACACCCTCGGCGGTGATTCGCTGTGCGGTGCGCCGGCGGGCGCGACAGGTGGGGCCACCGAGCGCGGCCTGCGTAGCATCGCCCGGATCCTGGCGACCAGCTCCCGGGGGCTGAACGGTTTGGTCACGTAGTCGTCGGCTCCGACCGACAGCCCGACGATGGTGTCGACTTCGCTGTCGCGGGCGGTCAGCATCACCACGTAGGCGTCGGAGAACGTCCGCAACTGCCGGCACACTTCGAGGCCGTCGATGCCCGGCAGGCCGAGGTCGAGCACCACCACGTCCGGGTCGACCTGCCGTGCCACGTCCAGCGCTTCGAGCCCGGACAGGCACACCGTCACCTCGAAATGCTCGCGTTCCAGATAGCTGGCGACGACCTCGGCCAGCGGCTTCTCGTCGTCCACCACCAGGGCGCGATAACCCAGGTCAGCGTCGTGCGGAGTTGCCTGTGATCCGGGATCCATGACCTTCATCGTGCCGTGCCACCGCGCCGGGTTGTGGTCTTGAGCCAATCTTTACCGAACCAACACCAAAAGCCGCATCGGTCCGGCGCAGCGTGGAATGAGTAACCGGAGGAGCCGCGACGAGAGGGTGGTGTCCGATGATGTTCTGGTTTGACCATGACATGAGCGGGTGGGGATACGCGGGCATGGCGGTCGGCATGGTGGTGTTCTGGGCGCTCGTCATCGCCGGAATCGTTGCGCTGGTGCGGTTCACCGCGGGGCCGTCTCAGGCGGGCCCAGGTCCGTCGTACCCGGCGTACACCGCATCGCCGGAACAGCTTCTGGCTGCGCGGTTCGCGCGCGGGGAGATCGACGATGCGGAGTACCGCCAGCGGCTGGCGGTCCTGCGTGGTGCGGAGCGGCGCTGAGGCCGGTGTCGGGGTGCCCTTGTCAGGCTGGCTGTCCGAGCCGTCCACCATGGCTGAATCGTGCTGCCCGGCGGCCGATTCGGTGTTCGCGGCCGCGGACACGAAGAGGCGGACCGGCTGGGCGGACCGGCTCGGCGTAGAACACCCGCTTGGTGATCTCCACGAGAACCAGGTAGGCGACGGTGAGTAGAGCCAGCGCACCGTAGAACTGCCACGGCAGCGGTGTGAAGCCGAGGGCGCGGGCCACCGGGGAGATGGTCAGCACGACACCGATGGTGATGGCGGTGAACGTCGCCGCGGCCAGCAGCCCGCCCGGCCGGCTGCGCAGGAACGGCACCCGCCGGGTGCGGATCGCGAAGATGATCAGTGTCTGGGTGGCCAGCGACTCCACGAACCATCCGGTCCGGAATTCGGTGGGACCCGCGTGCAGTACACCGAGCATGAGCCCGAACGTCATGAAATCGAACAGCGAACTGATGGGGCCGAATGTCAGCATGAATCGCCGAATGAACGCGATGTTCCAGTGCGACGGTGCGTGTAGCTGCTCTTCGTCGACCCGGTCGCTGGGGATGGCGAGTTGAGACGAGTCGTAGAGCAGGTTGTTCAGCAGGATCTGGCTGGGCAGCATGGGCAGGAACGTCAGAACGGCCGATGCCGCGGCCGCCGAGAACATGTTGCCGAAGTTGCTCGACGTCCCCATCAGGACGTACTTGATGGTGTTGGCGAAGATTCGGCGACCCTCGGCCACCCCGGTGGCCAGGACCCCCAGGTCCTTCTCCAGCAGTACGACGTCCGCCGCGTCCTTGGCGACGTCGGTGGCGGTGTCGACCGAGATCCCGACATCGGCGGAGTGCAGTGCCAACGCGTCATTGACGCCGTCACCGAGGAATCCCACCGAGCGGCCGGTTCGCCGGAGCACCGTGATGAGGCGGGCCTTCTGCTCGGGTGAGATTCGGGCGAACACGTTCGCGGTGCGGGCGGCAGCCTCGAACCCGGCGTCATCGAGGGCGGCCAACTCGGCACCCGACACTGTGCCCTTGGATGCCAAACCGAGCTCAGCACAGACCTTTTCGGCCACCGTCGCGTTGTCTCCGGTAGCCACCTTCACCTCGATGCCCAACTCGGCCAGCCGAGCCAGCGACTCGCGTGCCGCCGCCTTGGGTGGGTCGGCGAAGACGAGGAAGCCGTCCAGCGTCAGCCGGGTCTCGTCGGCGGGGGTGATCGTGGACAGTTCGGGAGCGGGCCTGCTGGCGACCGCGACGACGCGCCGCCCCTGGCGGAACAGCCGATCCAGCACCGGCTGCGCGGTGGCGGGCACCGCCGCGCAATGCGCGAGGACTTGTTCGGGGGCGCCCTTGACGATCAGCACCGGGGCGCCGGCGTCGTCGATGAGAGCCGAGGTGGCGCGGCGGGTGTGGTCGAACGGAAGTTCGGCGATCCGGTGCGCGCCCCTGGTGACCACCTGCCGTCCCGCCTCGCAGTCCCACAGGGCGGCATCCATTTCGTTGGCACTCGTCCCACCGCATTCGGGGTCGACGTCGGTGGCCAACAAGCCCTTGCGCAGCAGGACATCCGAGACCGCGCCAGTGGGGTCGACCGCTTCGACCAGGGTGATGCGTCCCTCGGTCAGTGTGCCGGTTTTGTCGGTGATGAGGATGTCGATGTCGCCGAGGTCCTCGATGCACACCAGCCGCTTGACCAGAACCTTGAGTTGGGCCAGCCGTCGAGACCCGGTGGCCAGACTGGTGCTGACGACGGCGGGCAGCAGCTGGGGAGTGATACCGACCGCGATCGCCAGGGCAAAGAGCACCGAGTCGATCAGCGGGCGGCGCAGGAGCAGGTTGATGGCGAGGATCATCACGGTCAGTGTGATCGCCACGTGCAGAAGCAGATACGAGAACCGGCGCAGGCCGGTCTGGAAGTCGGTTTCCGGCTGCCGTTCGCCCAGTCCTGCCGCGATCTTGCCGAATTGTGCATTCAGTCCGGTCGCGTAGACCACCGCGGTCGCGTCCCCGGCCGACACGACTGTGCCCATGAACGCCAGATCGGTGAAGTCCGCCATGGACGCGTCGCGCGGCGCCGGTGAGGTGGACTTCTCGGCGGCGGTGGATTCGCCGGTGAGGATGCTCTCGTTGCATTCGAGTCCGTTGACGGTGATCAGCCGCACGTCGGCGGGTACCAACTCGCCCAGAGTCAGCGCAATGACGTCCCCGGGTACCAGCTCGTTGACATCGCGCTTGACGTACTGGCCGTCGCGGCGGACCACGGCGTGATGCCGAACTCTGGAGTGCAGTGCGGCGGTGGCCCGTTCGGCGCGGTATTCGTTGAGGAAACCCAGCCCGATGCTGACGAACAGTATGACGCCGATGATCAGGGCCTGGGTGGAGTCACCGAGGAAGAACGACAGCACCGCGGTTGCCGCCAGAAGCGCCAGAACCGCATTGTTGAGCTGCCGCCGCAGTACCGCCCAGGCGCTGACCCGATGTGTCCGAAGCGAATTGGGGCCATATCGGCTCAGGCGGGCGGCAGCCTCGGAACTGGACAGACCCTGGGCCGAGGTGTCCAGGTCGTCGAGGACGGCAGCCAGTGGCGCCGCGGCGATCGCCGCGGCCGTCAGAGTCACGGCGCCACCGAGTTCATCGGGAACGGTTGCCGTCACCAGCTCGCGCCGATTCCAGGAGCAGCCGACGCTCGGCCGCGGCGATCGTGCGGCGGGCGTGCCCGAGCGCATCGGGATGGACCGAGATCGAGGTGATCCCCATGCGCACAGGATATTCGGCGAATGCCGGTGTGGTGGACGGTGCCTGACCGCACAGTGACGACGGCATTCTCGGCGTCGCTCATGCCGAGGTCACTGATGTCTTCGGCGTATGGTCCGGCATCGTGGAAACCCTCCAATTGTGCTGCCGGACTGGTCACACGGCCAGTACGCAGATCTCCTTGGCCCGGGCCACGGAGTGGGCCTGCGGACCGGTGGTGTCCACGCGATGTGCGTCGGTCCAGGCGCCGTCGCCGCGATCGGCGAGGGCGACGGCGATCTCGGGCGTCACCTGCGACGTGGTCTGGGTGCGCTCGCTGACTCGGGTGACCGTGGCGTCGAGCGGTGCGGTGCAGGCGAACTCGATCTCCACCGCGCCGCTGTCGGCGGCTATCTGCCGGGCCAGCTCGCGGTGGCGGTGGTCGAGCCAGGTGCCGTCGAGCACCACGCTGCGGCCCTCGCACAGCTTGAGGTGAGCCTGGCGGAGCACACTGTCGTAGACAGCGTCGACGTTCTCGCGGCTGTACAGCCCGTCGTCGAGTACCCCTGGTGCGCCGGTGATCTCGCCGCGCCGGACCATGTCGGCACGCACGTCGTCCGTCGAGATCACTTCAGCGCCGATCTCGTTCGCCAACGACCGGGACAAGGTGGTCTTGCCGGTGCCGGGGCCGCCGCCCACCAGGATCAGCCGGACCGCCGCGGCACGCAGGTGGTCCAGGGCGATCTCCAGATGGCGCCGCGCGTCGGCGGCGGCATTTCCGTCCTGCTGGGTGTGGCGAATGCAGTCGACCTTGGCCCGAACGACCGCCCGGTAGGCAATGTAGAAGTGGCACAGCGAATCCGGTGCATCGTCGCCGGACAGCTCCCGGTAGCGCCGGAGAAACAGAGTGGCCAGATCCACCCGGCCCAGGAATTCCAGATCCATCGCCAGGAACGCCGCGTCGTCGATGACATCGACGTAGCGCAGGTGGTCGTCGAACTCCAGGCAGTCCAGCAGTGCCGGACCGTCCGGCAAGCAGAAGATGTCGTCGGCGCGCAGATCGGCGTGACCGTCGACGATCTTGTGGTCGCTGAGACGGCGGGCGAACAGCACCGCCCGCCCGGCGATGAATTGATGTGACAGCCGTGCGATTTCGGCAACCACATCCGAGTCGATACCGACGTCACCGTTCTGGGCGTAGCGCTGCAGCTCGTCCACGTTTTCCTGCCATCGTGCGGCGATAGCATCGACCCGGCCCTGGGCGTCCACGTCCCGCCCGCGGGGAGCCGCGGCGTGGAATCGCGAGAGCACCAACGCGACCGCCGCGAGCTGATCCTCGACCGGCTCTCCGTGGCGCACCATGGTCGCCAGTCGCCGATCGTCGGGATGGCGGCGCATGACGATGACCGGTTCGGGGTCTCCGCCCGGTGCGGTGAAGTGCGCGACGCCGAGGTAGCTGTCGGGTGCCAGACGGCGGTTGAGCGCCACCTCGCTGGCGCAGGCGTGCTCACGCCGTTCGAGGGTGGAGAAGTCGAGGAAATCGTTGACGACCGGTTTCTTGATCTTGTAGGCCCGGTCGTCGATCAAGAACACCATTCCAGTGTGGGTTTCAGCGATCCGCGGGTGCCATCCCATACCGTCGATCCTCGCCTGCCGGCGCCGGCGATCACAGCGGTACTCAGGCCACTGCGGATGGGTGCAAGGTCCCTGCCCGCAGAGTACAAAGGCCTTCAAGGTAGGTCCCCACCGAGATGACTTCCGACCCCTGGCAGGCGCGCCGCACGGACATAGGGTTGGCGCAGACAGAGGGCGGTGGTTGCCGATGGTCATGTCGACGCTCGATCCCCAGGTGATCGCGAATGCGGTGGAATTGGCGTGCCGGGCGCCGTCGGTGCACAACAGCCAACCATGGCGGTGGGTCGCCGAAGGGCCTTCGCTGAAACTCTTTCTGGACGCCGGGCGGGTGCCTCACGCCACGGACCGGTCCGGCCGGGAAGCCGTGATCAGTTGTGGCGCCGTGCTCGACCATGTGCGGGTGGCCGTCGCCGCCGCCGGGTGGGAGGCGATCATCTCGCGGTTTCCCAATCCGAACGAACCCGAGCACCTGGCGACGATCGACTTCAGCGCGATGGAATTCGTCACCGATGCTGTGCGCAGCCGCGCGGACGCGATCCTGGTGCGCCGCACCGACCGGTTGCCGCTGGCGCCCCCACCGGACTGGACGTCGTTCGAGTCGGTGCTGCGAAGTACCGTCGACACCGACCGCGTGGCGATTCGGGTGCTGCCCGACTCGGTGCGCCCGCAGTTGGCCCAGGCCTCGCGGCTGACCGAGTCGCTGCGCCGCTACGACGCCTCCTATCACGCGGAATTGGCTTGGTGGACAGCGCCGTACGAAGTATCCGACGGTGTACCGCACAGCAGCCTGGTGTCGGTCGCCGAGCGTGACCGGGTCGATGTCGCCCGGGTGTTTCCGGGGACCGAGCACGCCGACCGGCGGCCGGAGGTCGACCAGGATCGGTCCACGATCGTGGTGCTCTCGACGTTCGGCGACTCGCGCCGCGATGCCCTGGAGTGCGGAGAAGTTCTCTCCGATGTGCTGCTGGAAGCCACCCTGGCCGGGTTGGCCACCTGCACGCTGACCCACATGACCGAGTTGGCGGCCAGCCGCGACGTGGTGCGGGCGCTGACCGGCAACCAGGACGACCCGCAATTGCTGATCCGCGTCGGCCTGGCGCCGGCGATCGGGCAGACACCCCCTGCTACGCCACGCCGGCCGCTGTCGGGCGTACTCGAATTTCGCGGATGAACCCTCGGCACCGGCCGCACGACGAACGGAGCACATCATGACCACCGCGCCTACGACACCGCCGCAGCATCCGCGACGTGTCTTCCGTGACCGGCGAGAAGCCGGCCGGGTTCTGGCCCACCTGTTGGACGGCTACCGCGGTCGCGGTGGTGTTGTGGTGCTGGGGTTGGCCCGTGGCGGCGTGCCGGTTGCCTGGGAAGTCGCGGCGGCACTCGGCGCTCCGCTGGATGCGTTCATCGTGCGCAAGCTCGGCGCACCGGGGCACGCCGAGTTCGCGATGGGTGCGCTGGCGTCGGGTGGGCGGGTGGTGGTCAACGATGACGTCATCCGCGCCCTGCGGGTGACACCGCAGGAGTTGCGCGACGCCACCGAGCGGGAAGCCCGGGAACTGGCTCGGCGGGAAAGCGCCTACCGTGGCGGACGTCCGCCGCTGGACGTGGCGGGTAAGACGGTGATCCTCGTCGACGACGGCCTGGCCACCGGGGCGAGCATGCTCGCCGCCGTGCAGGCTTTGCGCGAGATGGAGCCCGCCGAGATCGTGGTCGCCGTCCCCGCAGCGCCGCAGTCGACCTGCCGCGAATTCGCCTCTTTGGTGGACGATCTCGTGTGCGCGTCGATGCCCACCCCGTTCTTGGCGGTCGGAGAGTCGTTCTGGAACTTCGAGCAGGTCAGTGACACGGAGGTACGGAATCTGCTGGCCACCCCGACGACCGGCATCGGCACCGCGCGGCTGCGCATCGCGGAAACGCCCGCGGAAGTGATCGGCCGCTGCGCCGTCGATGCCCCCTCGGGGGTGCCGCCGCGGGAGGCGCTGGAGGAGTTGGTCGGTGATGCGCGGGTGGTGCTGATCGGGGAAAGCTCACACGGCACTCGCGAGTTCTACGAGGCGCGTGCGGAAATCACCAAATGGCTGATTCAGGAGAAGGGCTTCTGCGCGGTGGCAGCCGAAGCCGACTGGCCCGACGCCTACCGGGTCAACCGGTATGTCCGTGGCCGCAGTGACGACGACTCCGCCGACGGCGCGTTGAAGGGGTTCGAGCGATTCCCCGCGTGGATGTGGCGCAACACCACCGTCCGTGATTTCACCGCCTGGCTGCACGCCCACAACGCCGGGTGTCGTGCCGATGGACGACGTGAGGCCGGGTTCTACGGTCTGGATCTCTACAGCCTGCATCGCTCGATGCAGGAGGTGATCGACTACCTGGACAACGTCGACCCGGTCGCGGCGCAACGGGCGCGAGAGCGGTACGCCTGTTTTGATCACGCCGGCGGGGACGACGGTCAGGCGTACGGGTACGCCGCGGCCTTCGGCGCCGGGATGTCCTGCGAGGCAGAGGTTGTCGAGCAGTTGGTCGAACTGCAACGCGCAGGGCTGCAGTATGCGCGCCGGGACGGACTTCTCGCCGAAGACGAACTGTTCTATGCCCAACAGAATGCACAGACGGTCCGCAACGCGGAGGTCTACTACCGTTCGATGTTCGGCAGCCGGGTGTCGTCATGGAATCTGCGCGACCAGCACATGTTCCAGACGTTGAGAGCGTTGCGCGCGCATCTGCATCAACACAACGGTGAGCCTGCCCGAATCGTGGTGTGGGCCCACAACTCTCACGTCGGTGACGCGCGGGCAACGGAGGTGGGGGCCGACGGGCAGCTGACGTTGGGTCAGCTCGTTCGGGAGGGGTACGGCGAGCAGGCGTTGCTGATCGGATTCACCACCTACTCGGGGACCGTCACCGCCGCCAGTGAATGGGGCGCGGTGGCCGAGCGGAAGGTGGTTCGGCCTGCTCTCAACGGCAGTGTCGAGGAACTGCTGCACGAGGTCGACCGACCAGAATTTCTGGTCTCTGCGCTTCTCAGTCGGGAAGCTGCCGGCCCACTGGACACCGTGCGCCTCGGCCGGGCGATCGGGGTGATCTATCAACCCGCCACCGAACGGCAGAGTCACTACTACCACGTGCGGCCAGGCGAACAGTTCGACGCGATCATTCACATCGACCGCACGACAGCCCTGGAACCGCTTGAGCTCAACAGTGTCTGGGTCGCGGCGCAGACACCCGAGACCTACCCGACCGGCCTGTGAGCGCCCCCATGATCGTCACGGTGACGATGAATCCGGCCCTCGACATCACCGTGGACGCCGAACGCGTGGGACCAACCGACAAAGTCCGTTGTTGCGCAGATATTTACGATGCCGGCGGTGGCGGACTCAATGTCGCCCGGTTCGCGCGGGCGTTGGGCGCTCCCGTCTCCGCCGTGCTCACCGCCGGTGGTCCGATAGGAGCGCGCCTGGTGGAGCTCCTCGACGACGCCATCGTGCCCAACACGTTCGTCGCACTGCGCGGCGACACCCGGGAGAGCTTCACGGTCAACGAACGCTCGACCGGCAGGCAGTACCGGTTCGTGCTACCCGGACCCGTGCTGACCGCCGACGAGCAGCTGCGCTGTCTCGAGGTGATCGACGCCAGTGCAAACGGCGCCGCGTTCGTGGTCGCGAGCGGCAGCCTGCCGCCCGGCGTTCCCGCCGACTTCTATCAGCGGATCGCCGACATCTGCCGCAGGCGGCAGGTCCGGCTGGTCCTCGACACCTCGGGCGGCGGCCTCGAGCACATCACGTCGGGCGTGTTCCTGCTGAAACCCAGTGTGCGCGAACTACGGGAATGCGTCGGCAGGCCGCTTGTCACCGAGGGCGAGCAGATAGCCGCCGCCCGGGATCTGATCGATCGTGGCGTCGCCGAGGTGATCGTGGTCTCCCTGGGCGCCGACGGCGCCTTACTCGTCACGGGGAAGCGGTGCGGGCGTTTTGCCCCGGTCGCTGTTCCCACCGTCAGCGGTGTGGGCGCCGGGGACGCGATGGTCGCAGGCATCGTGGTCGGGCTGTCTCGCGAATGGGGGATGGAGAGCGCGGTTCGCTACGGTATCGCCGCTGCGACGGCGAAGCTTGAGACACCCGGCACCTCGACATTCGACAGAGCCGACGTCGACCGCTATCTCGAGCAGGTTCCGGCTCCGGAGACCGTGATCGCTGGAGCGCAGTGACCTCGGGCTCTGACGACACCACCCGGCGCACAGCGCAGAGCAAGGAGGTCACCATGATCGAGACCGCGCAGGACACGACACCGGCTGCCCGCCAGGGTATCCCGGCGTGGCTCAACTGGTTCCTGGCATTGCTCACCATCCCGGTCGCGGCCGCGGTGATGTTCGTCGCTTTCGGAGCTGTGCTGGGCATCGCCCGGTGTACCGATACGACGGCCTGCCCGCACATGGGGCCAGGCGAATTCTGGTTCGGGATCCTGGCCTACGGGCCACCGGTGGTGGCGCTGCTGACGATCGCCGTGTCGGTCGTCACCGCCAGCCGCAGGCACGGCATCGTGGTCCCGCTCGTGGGGCTGGGGCTGTTGGTCGCCGACGCCGCGGTCCTGGTGATCACGTTCCGGCCGTAGGGGTGATTAGAGGCCAAAGTCCTGCGCCGGTGCCGCAGATGGGCCGATGAGCCTGCTCTTCGACCGACCAAAGGCCCTCGTGGCGGCAGTGGACGATCGGTAGCGTCGGATGCCATGGGCGTTCACGCCGCTGAACTGCCAGGTGCCGTCGTCGTCGGGGTCGATGGCACCCCATGGTCGTTGAGCGCGCTCACCTGGGCGGTGCCCGAGGCTGTCAGCCGCGACGTGCCGTTGCGGCTGGTTCACGCGGTGCCGCCCGCACTTTCGACGCCCTCCGGTGGTGATTGTGATTGGGACGCAGTGCTTGTCGAAGCCCAGGATGTGGCGACCCAAACGCGCCGTGGCGTATGTGTGGAGACTGCATCGGTGGTCGGATCACCCGGCGACGTGCTGGAGCGGGAGTCTGCCGACGCCGCCATGGTGTGCATCGGTGCCCGCCCACCGCATGCGGCAGGCGGACGCCTTTTCGGCGGAACGGCAAGTCATCTCGCTGACCACGCTCGATGCCCGGTTGCGATCATCCGCACCGGCGACGATGGCAGGGCCCGCGTCGGGGGCGTGGTGTCGGTGGTGCTCTCCGATGATCCTGACAACGACGATGTCGTACACCTGGCCATGCAGGAAGGACGGTTGCGCGACGCGACCGTCCGGCAGATCGATCGGCGCGTGGACAGCTGGATTCGGCGGTATCCCGATGTCCACGTCGAGGTCGTTTCGGCAGGCACCGGGTGGGTGGGCCACCACGATGAGGACCCGCACGAGCGGCAGGTCGGTCTCGCGGTGGTCGGCACGTCGGATGCCGGCACCCTCACCTCGCTCGCTGTGCCCAATTGCCATCCGATCCTGGGCTATCCGGATTGCTCGGTGCTCCTGGTGAGGCAGGCGACCGACGAGCCGGCGGCCCGGCCCGGCTGACGTGCCGGTCGGCTAGTAGCCGCCGTGCTCGTGGTGATCCAGCTTGGCGACGAACACCGCCGCCTGCGTGCGCCGCTCCATGCCCAGTTTGGCCAGGAGCCGGGAGACATAGTTCTTGATCGTCTTCTCGGTGAGAAACATCCGGTCGGCGATCTGTTTGTTGGTGAGGCCCTCGCCCAGCAGAGTCAGCAGCGACCGTTCCTGTTCGGTCAGGCCGGAGAGCGGATCGGATCGCTGTGTCGCACCGCGCAACTTGGCCATCAACGCCGCGGCGGCCCGGTTATCCAGTAGCGAGCGGCCCGCGCCGACGTCCTTGACGGCCTGGGCCAGCTGCATGCCCTTGATGTCTTTGACGACGTATCCGCTGGCGCCGGCCAGGACCGCGTCCAGCATGGCCTCGTCGGAGGTGAACGAGGTCAGCATCAGACACCGAAGGTCGGAGAGTACGGACAACAGGTCACGGCACAGCTCGATACCGTTGCCGTCGGGCAGCTGCACATCGAGCACCGCGACGTCGGGCTTCGCCGCGGGAATCCGGGCCATCGCCTGGGCGACGGAGCCGGCCTCACCGACGATTTCCAGATCCGGATCTGCGCTGAGCAGGTCGATGAGACCGCGGCGGACCACCTCATGGTCATCTACCAGAAAGACTTTCACCATGGGGGCCTCCAGGAGTTGGGGATCAAAGGTTTCGCGGCCTACAACAGGTTTTGCGGCTCACAGACCAATACCGAGCAATCGGCTTGCGCCAGTACCGCATTTCCGGCTGCGCCGAGCAGTTCCGCGACGCCCTGGCCGCGTTCGTGGGCTACGACCAACAGCTGGATCGAATCCCCATGCGTCATAAGGTAACTCAACGAGTTACCGTGCAGAGCCACCGTGGTGACGGCCACGTCGGGATAGCGTGCGCGCCAGCATTTCAGGCGGCGTTCCAGGGCCGCCTTGGCGTCACGGTTTCCGGCGGCGACCGCATGGCCGTCGTGGATGTCGGGGTAGCGCGACCGCCAGGTCGTGAGGACCCGCAACGGTGCACCGCGCGAACGAGCCTCCTCGAAGCCGTGGCGCAAGGCGGTGTCTCCGGTCGATCCGTCGAGTTCGACGGCCACACATCGCTGCGCTGATGCCACCGGGTCGTGCCCTCTGACCACGGCTACCGGGCAGTGCGCTGCCGTGGCCAGTGCGGTGGCGGTGGATCCGATGTGCCGGTCGCGGAAGTGGTTCAACCCGATGGCGCCGACGCACAGCATGGCGGCGCCTGTGGACGCATCGAGCAACGCTGCCACGGGCTGCTGCTGCAC contains the following coding sequences:
- a CDS encoding AAA family ATPase — protein: MGWHPRIAETHTGMVFLIDDRAYKIKKPVVNDFLDFSTLERREHACASEVALNRRLAPDSYLGVAHFTAPGGDPEPVIVMRRHPDDRRLATMVRHGEPVEDQLAAVALVLSRFHAAAPRGRDVDAQGRVDAIAARWQENVDELQRYAQNGDVGIDSDVVAEIARLSHQFIAGRAVLFARRLSDHKIVDGHADLRADDIFCLPDGPALLDCLEFDDHLRYVDVIDDAAFLAMDLEFLGRVDLATLFLRRYRELSGDDAPDSLCHFYIAYRAVVRAKVDCIRHTQQDGNAAADARRHLEIALDHLRAAAVRLILVGGGPGTGKTTLSRSLANEIGAEVISTDDVRADMVRRGEITGAPGVLDDGLYSRENVDAVYDSVLRQAHLKLCEGRSVVLDGTWLDHRHRELARQIAADSGAVEIEFACTAPLDATVTRVSERTQTTSQVTPEIAVALADRGDGAWTDAHRVDTTGPQAHSVARAKEICVLAV
- a CDS encoding 1-phosphofructokinase family hexose kinase, with translation MIVTVTMNPALDITVDAERVGPTDKVRCCADIYDAGGGGLNVARFARALGAPVSAVLTAGGPIGARLVELLDDAIVPNTFVALRGDTRESFTVNERSTGRQYRFVLPGPVLTADEQLRCLEVIDASANGAAFVVASGSLPPGVPADFYQRIADICRRRQVRLVLDTSGGGLEHITSGVFLLKPSVRELRECVGRPLVTEGEQIAAARDLIDRGVAEVIVVSLGADGALLVTGKRCGRFAPVAVPTVSGVGAGDAMVAGIVVGLSREWGMESAVRYGIAAATAKLETPGTSTFDRADVDRYLEQVPAPETVIAGAQ
- a CDS encoding Acg family FMN-binding oxidoreductase — translated: MPMVMSTLDPQVIANAVELACRAPSVHNSQPWRWVAEGPSLKLFLDAGRVPHATDRSGREAVISCGAVLDHVRVAVAAAGWEAIISRFPNPNEPEHLATIDFSAMEFVTDAVRSRADAILVRRTDRLPLAPPPDWTSFESVLRSTVDTDRVAIRVLPDSVRPQLAQASRLTESLRRYDASYHAELAWWTAPYEVSDGVPHSSLVSVAERDRVDVARVFPGTEHADRRPEVDQDRSTIVVLSTFGDSRRDALECGEVLSDVLLEATLAGLATCTLTHMTELAASRDVVRALTGNQDDPQLLIRVGLAPAIGQTPPATPRRPLSGVLEFRG
- a CDS encoding erythromycin esterase family protein; its protein translation is MTTAPTTPPQHPRRVFRDRREAGRVLAHLLDGYRGRGGVVVLGLARGGVPVAWEVAAALGAPLDAFIVRKLGAPGHAEFAMGALASGGRVVVNDDVIRALRVTPQELRDATEREARELARRESAYRGGRPPLDVAGKTVILVDDGLATGASMLAAVQALREMEPAEIVVAVPAAPQSTCREFASLVDDLVCASMPTPFLAVGESFWNFEQVSDTEVRNLLATPTTGIGTARLRIAETPAEVIGRCAVDAPSGVPPREALEELVGDARVVLIGESSHGTREFYEARAEITKWLIQEKGFCAVAAEADWPDAYRVNRYVRGRSDDDSADGALKGFERFPAWMWRNTTVRDFTAWLHAHNAGCRADGRREAGFYGLDLYSLHRSMQEVIDYLDNVDPVAAQRARERYACFDHAGGDDGQAYGYAAAFGAGMSCEAEVVEQLVELQRAGLQYARRDGLLAEDELFYAQQNAQTVRNAEVYYRSMFGSRVSSWNLRDQHMFQTLRALRAHLHQHNGEPARIVVWAHNSHVGDARATEVGADGQLTLGQLVREGYGEQALLIGFTTYSGTVTAASEWGAVAERKVVRPALNGSVEELLHEVDRPEFLVSALLSREAAGPLDTVRLGRAIGVIYQPATERQSHYYHVRPGEQFDAIIHIDRTTALEPLELNSVWVAAQTPETYPTGL